The Syngnathus acus chromosome 3, fSynAcu1.2, whole genome shotgun sequence genome includes a window with the following:
- the LOC119120877 gene encoding uncharacterized protein LOC119120877, protein MAEKITKVVSKVVPMDKCVAQVYDGAAVMKGQKNGVNAIISQDYPKALYLHCQSHVLNLCLVGTVSSVQEAEDVVSMMVGEMKSRFSNKTLQFLREFGALEPMIMREGVLIENDQFLNSDDLLAITEFYGLCSQSDFLAEARVARRVIMKRWHEASKTEFSIDSVMSISTDLGEIFPYILSLYELALTIGCSSASCERSFSAMKRVKSYLRSSMTEERLHALSVINIENQLPIDANAIVFKFAANDGNRRLLLY, encoded by the exons ATGGCTGAGAAGATAACCAAAGTGGTCAGCAAAGTCGTTCCTATGGACAAATGCGTTGCCCAGGTCTATGATGGTGCTGCAGTGATGAAGGGACAAAAGAATGGAGTAAATGCCATCATCAGCCAGGACTATCCGAAGGCATTGTACTTGCACTGCCAGAGCCATGTGCTGAATTTGTGCTTGGTGGGCACGGTGTCTTCTGTTCAAGAAGCAGAag ATGTTGTGAGCATGATGGTGGGAGAAATGAAGTCCCGCTTCAGCAACAAAACCTTGCAATTCCTGAGGGAATTTGGAGCTCTAGAGCCCATGATCATGAGGGAAGGAGTGCTCATTGAGAATGATCAGTTTCTGAATTCAGATGATCTCTTGGCCATAACTGAATTCTATGGGCTTTGTTCCCAGAGTGATTTCCTGGCTGAGGCAAGAGTTGCACGCAGAGTCATCATGAAAAGATGGCATGAAGCTTCCAAGACTGAATTTTCAATTGACAGTGTGATGTCTATTAGCACTGATCTTGGCGAGATTTTTCCTTacattctttcactttatgAACTTGCTTTGACAATTGGGTGCAGCAGTGCCTCTTGCGAGAGGTCTTTCTCTGCTATGAAGCGAGTAAAGAGCTACTTGAGGTCTTCAATGACTGAAGAGAGGCTGCATGCTCTATCTGTCATCAACATTGAGAATCAGCTGCCTATTGATGCTAATGCaattgttttcaaattcgCAGCCAATGATGGAAACAGGCGACTCCTGTTGTATTAA